A single region of the Rhizobium sp. NLR16a genome encodes:
- a CDS encoding branched-chain amino acid ABC transporter permease, translating into MTPGFETMPTEIAAPPGWRVETRTRLSSIFIILSLVAAAALAAAPFMVSRGVVQDLFFILTMLALAQSWNLLAGYAGLISVGQQLFVGSGAYALFGFVILAGVDPILAIPLAGLFAMLIAAPAAFFSFRLYGPYFAIGTWVIAEVGRLLFAQWKMLGGGTGTSLPREATKDMLGISVLQNWFGMRSAAAADALTYWLALALVALTIGFIYRLLRSKQGLGLAAVRDNETAARALGVDARRLKILVYLATASVTGMVGALIYLQKARISPDAAFSLTDWTAYVVFIVVIGGIGTIEGPLVGVLVFFLLQNAFSSYGSWYLLALGALAIVTMLCAPRGLWGVISSRTGWELFPVRRLLRGGSTLHDEKGGPNG; encoded by the coding sequence ATGACTCCGGGTTTCGAAACAATGCCGACCGAAATTGCTGCACCGCCGGGCTGGCGGGTGGAAACGCGGACGCGGCTTTCGAGCATCTTCATCATCCTCTCGCTTGTCGCGGCGGCCGCGCTCGCCGCTGCACCCTTCATGGTGTCGCGCGGGGTCGTGCAGGATCTGTTCTTCATCCTGACGATGCTGGCGCTGGCGCAGAGTTGGAACCTGCTTGCCGGCTATGCCGGACTGATCTCGGTCGGGCAGCAGCTCTTTGTCGGCTCCGGCGCCTATGCGCTGTTCGGCTTCGTCATTCTTGCCGGTGTCGATCCGATCCTTGCCATTCCGCTCGCCGGCCTCTTCGCAATGCTGATCGCAGCGCCGGCCGCATTCTTTTCCTTCCGGCTCTACGGCCCCTATTTTGCGATCGGCACCTGGGTCATCGCCGAAGTCGGGCGGTTGCTATTCGCCCAGTGGAAGATGCTCGGCGGCGGAACGGGAACTTCGCTGCCGCGCGAAGCCACCAAGGATATGCTCGGTATCTCGGTGCTGCAGAACTGGTTCGGCATGCGCTCCGCGGCAGCGGCCGATGCGCTCACCTATTGGCTGGCGCTGGCTCTCGTCGCGCTGACGATCGGCTTCATCTATCGACTGCTGCGCAGCAAGCAGGGCCTTGGCCTTGCCGCCGTGCGCGACAATGAGACAGCGGCCCGTGCGCTCGGCGTCGATGCGCGGCGGCTGAAGATCCTTGTCTATCTGGCAACCGCTTCCGTGACCGGCATGGTCGGTGCGCTCATCTACCTGCAGAAGGCGCGCATATCGCCGGATGCCGCCTTCTCGCTCACCGACTGGACCGCCTATGTCGTGTTCATTGTCGTCATAGGCGGCATCGGCACCATCGAAGGGCCGCTCGTCGGCGTGCTCGTCTTCTTCCTGCTGCAGAATGCCTTTTCGAGCTACGGCTCCTGGTATCTCCTGGCGCTCGGGGCGCTTGCTATCGTCACGATGCTGTGCGCCCCACGCGGTCTGTGGGGTGTCATATCCAGCCGTACCGGTTGGGAACTCTTTCCGGTCCGTCGCCTGCTGAGAGGCGGATCAACGCTACATGATGAAAAGGGAGGGCCAAATGGCTGA
- a CDS encoding branched-chain amino acid ABC transporter permease, with product MNWLDTLLQGVLLGGLYALFAAGLSLVFGIMRLVNLAHGDLIVLAAFLILVLVSLLGLNPFLAALIAAPLMFAVGWLLQYHLLNRTLGNDILPPLLVTFGLSIVIQNGLLESFTADSRRISAGALETASLQFGGVGAGLMPLITFASAVLVIVGLNQLIYRTELGCAFRATSDDVVTASLMGIRPNTIFAVATGLAMMIVTVAALYLGMRANFDPTAGPARLIYAFEAVIIGGLGSLWGTLAGGVILGVAQTVGAAVDPEWQILAGHIAFLLVLVFRPRGLFPRAVD from the coding sequence ATGAACTGGCTTGATACGCTTCTGCAAGGTGTTCTGCTCGGGGGGCTCTATGCGCTGTTCGCGGCAGGTCTCAGCCTCGTCTTCGGCATCATGCGCCTGGTCAATCTCGCCCATGGCGATCTCATCGTCCTGGCGGCTTTCCTGATCCTGGTACTTGTCTCTTTGTTGGGGCTCAATCCCTTCCTGGCTGCGCTGATCGCCGCCCCCTTGATGTTCGCCGTCGGTTGGCTGTTGCAATATCACCTGCTGAACCGAACCCTTGGCAACGACATCCTGCCACCGTTGCTCGTCACCTTCGGCCTGTCGATCGTCATTCAGAACGGTCTGTTGGAGAGCTTCACGGCCGATAGCCGGCGGATCTCCGCGGGCGCCCTCGAAACGGCTTCACTGCAATTCGGGGGTGTCGGCGCCGGCCTGATGCCGCTCATCACCTTTGCCTCGGCAGTCCTCGTCATCGTCGGTCTCAACCAGCTCATCTACCGCACCGAGCTCGGCTGCGCCTTCCGGGCCACCTCGGACGATGTGGTGACGGCGAGCCTGATGGGCATTCGGCCGAATACGATCTTCGCCGTCGCGACCGGCCTTGCGATGATGATCGTGACGGTTGCTGCCCTTTATCTCGGTATGCGGGCGAACTTCGATCCGACGGCTGGGCCGGCGCGGCTGATCTACGCCTTCGAAGCCGTCATCATCGGTGGTCTCGGCTCGCTCTGGGGCACGCTTGCAGGCGGCGTCATCCTGGGAGTTGCCCAGACGGTCGGCGCTGCGGTCGATCCCGAATGGCAGATTCTTGCCGGGCATATCGCCTTCCTGCTCGTGCTGGTCTTCCGGCCGCGCGGTCTTTTCCCCCGCGCCGTGGATTGA
- a CDS encoding ABC transporter ATP-binding protein, translated as MSLIETRGLTASYGDFQAVLGVDLRLEAGETIAIIGANGAGKSTLMRSIAGVIANKPDMVLHHGEPIGAMLASDVVRRGIALVPEGRKLFPSLTVEENLKIGRYGRRVAGPWALDSIYSLFPVLKERRRNPATALSGGQQQMVAIGRALMSNPEVLLCDELSLGLAPVVIKDIYAAFSHIRAAGAATVIVEQDIAQALKVADRIYCMMEGRITLTGRPAELDRADIHAAYFGTDTHELA; from the coding sequence ATGAGCCTCATCGAAACTCGCGGCCTCACGGCCTCCTACGGCGATTTCCAGGCCGTGCTCGGCGTTGATCTCAGGCTCGAGGCCGGCGAGACCATCGCCATTATCGGCGCCAATGGTGCGGGGAAATCGACATTGATGCGCTCGATCGCCGGTGTCATCGCCAACAAGCCCGATATGGTCCTGCACCATGGCGAGCCGATTGGGGCGATGCTTGCATCCGATGTCGTGCGGCGCGGCATCGCGCTCGTGCCGGAGGGGCGGAAGCTGTTCCCGTCGCTGACGGTGGAGGAAAATCTGAAGATCGGCCGCTATGGCCGCCGCGTCGCCGGACCCTGGGCGCTCGACAGCATCTATTCGCTATTTCCCGTCCTGAAGGAGAGACGCCGCAATCCGGCGACGGCGCTCTCGGGCGGGCAACAGCAGATGGTCGCCATCGGCCGGGCGCTGATGTCCAATCCGGAGGTTCTTCTGTGCGACGAGCTGAGCCTCGGCCTCGCCCCCGTGGTCATCAAGGACATTTATGCCGCCTTTTCCCATATCCGCGCTGCGGGTGCGGCCACCGTCATCGTCGAGCAGGATATCGCCCAGGCGCTGAAGGTGGCCGATCGCATCTACTGCATGATGGAGGGCCGCATCACCCTGACAGGCCGCCCCGCAGAACTCGATCGCGCCGATATCCATGCGGCCTATTTTGGAACGGACACCCATGAACTGGCTTGA
- a CDS encoding ABC transporter ATP-binding protein: MPLLELKGVSKAFGALVVAEDIGFSVEPGEALGVIGPNGAGKSTLFNLINGNLSVAGGSIRFDGRDVTHVPPMQRCLAGMGRTFQIPQPFARLTAYENLLVAGAFGAKARESDVSASCADILVETGLIAKANVPAGSLTLLERKRLELARALATQPKLLLLDEIAGGLTEGECRQLVATIKRVHQRGIAIIWIEHVLHALTAVAERILVLNFGRVIGIGKSDAIMASSEVREIYLGMEV; the protein is encoded by the coding sequence ATGCCCCTACTGGAATTGAAGGGAGTCTCGAAGGCGTTCGGCGCGCTCGTCGTCGCCGAGGATATCGGCTTCTCTGTCGAGCCTGGCGAGGCGCTCGGAGTCATCGGGCCGAACGGCGCCGGTAAATCGACGCTGTTCAACCTTATCAACGGCAATCTCTCCGTTGCCGGAGGATCGATCCGGTTCGACGGCCGCGATGTCACCCATGTGCCGCCGATGCAACGTTGCCTTGCCGGCATGGGCCGCACCTTCCAGATCCCGCAGCCTTTCGCGCGTCTGACGGCCTATGAAAACCTGCTGGTTGCCGGTGCTTTCGGTGCCAAGGCGAGGGAAAGCGACGTCTCGGCTTCGTGCGCGGACATCCTTGTCGAGACCGGCTTGATCGCCAAAGCCAATGTGCCTGCCGGATCGTTGACCCTGCTTGAACGCAAGCGGCTGGAATTGGCGCGTGCGCTCGCCACCCAGCCGAAGCTGTTGCTTCTCGACGAGATCGCCGGCGGTCTGACGGAAGGCGAATGCCGCCAGCTCGTCGCGACGATCAAGCGGGTTCACCAGCGCGGCATCGCAATCATCTGGATCGAACATGTGCTGCACGCTCTTACAGCTGTGGCCGAGCGCATCCTCGTTCTCAATTTCGGCCGGGTGATCGGCATCGGCAAGTCCGACGCGATCATGGCGTCGAGCGAGGTGCGCGAAATCTATCTCGGGATGGAGGTCTGA
- a CDS encoding ABC transporter substrate-binding protein: protein MFTRRDFLKTTAAGGALIATSGLPMPAIAKNAAIKLGYVSPQTGPLAAFGEADKFVIDAFLATTKAKGLNYEVVVKDSQSNPNRAAEVAKELIVDSQINLMLVSSTPETTNPVSTTCEGEEMPCISTVAPWQPWFIGQQGNPGDPASWKPFNYAYHFFWGLEDIIAVFTGMWSQIETNKKVGGLFPNDGDGNAWGDKVVGFPPVLEKLGYGLTDTGRYQNLTDDFSAQINAFKQAGTDILTGVMIPPDLTTFWNQAKQQGLKPKVASIGKALLFPQTVEALGNAGHNLSTEVWWTPTHPFKSSLTGETAAAVAAAFTKTTGRPWTQPIGFAHALFELAVDIMTRSEDAGDADAVAKAIGETKLDTLVGPVAWGNEKLPPFAQKNVAKTPLVGGQWRLKSGGGYDLVVVENGLAPNVPLGGKLEALA, encoded by the coding sequence ATGTTCACAAGACGCGATTTTCTGAAGACGACGGCGGCCGGCGGCGCATTGATTGCAACCTCGGGCCTGCCCATGCCGGCGATTGCCAAGAATGCGGCAATCAAGCTCGGCTATGTCAGCCCGCAGACGGGGCCGCTCGCCGCTTTCGGCGAAGCCGACAAGTTCGTCATCGATGCCTTCCTGGCGACAACGAAGGCAAAGGGCCTGAACTACGAGGTCGTGGTCAAGGACAGCCAGTCGAACCCGAACCGCGCCGCCGAAGTCGCTAAGGAGCTGATCGTCGACAGCCAGATCAACCTGATGCTCGTATCCTCGACACCGGAGACGACCAATCCGGTTTCCACGACCTGCGAGGGCGAGGAGATGCCCTGCATTTCCACGGTCGCGCCGTGGCAGCCCTGGTTCATCGGCCAGCAGGGCAATCCCGGCGATCCGGCCTCCTGGAAGCCCTTCAATTACGCCTATCATTTCTTCTGGGGCCTTGAGGATATCATCGCCGTCTTTACCGGCATGTGGAGCCAAATCGAGACGAATAAAAAGGTCGGTGGCCTGTTCCCGAATGATGGTGACGGCAATGCCTGGGGCGACAAGGTCGTCGGCTTCCCGCCGGTCCTGGAAAAGCTCGGCTACGGGCTGACGGATACCGGCCGCTACCAGAATCTGACGGATGATTTCTCGGCGCAGATCAATGCCTTCAAGCAGGCAGGCACCGATATCCTGACCGGGGTGATGATCCCCCCCGACCTCACCACTTTCTGGAACCAGGCCAAGCAGCAAGGCCTGAAGCCGAAGGTCGCCTCGATCGGCAAGGCGCTTCTCTTCCCGCAGACCGTCGAAGCGTTGGGAAATGCCGGGCACAATCTCTCGACCGAGGTTTGGTGGACCCCGACGCATCCGTTCAAATCGTCGCTGACGGGCGAGACCGCTGCCGCCGTGGCGGCTGCCTTCACCAAGACAACCGGACGCCCATGGACCCAGCCGATCGGCTTTGCCCATGCACTGTTCGAGCTCGCCGTCGATATCATGACGCGGAGCGAGGATGCGGGCGATGCCGATGCCGTCGCCAAGGCGATCGGCGAAACCAAGCTCGACACGCTCGTCGGGCCGGTTGCCTGGGGCAATGAGAAGCTGCCGCCGTTCGCGCAAAAGAATGTCGCCAAGACGCCGCTGGTCGGCGGCCAATGGCGGCTGAAATCCGGCGGCGGCTATGATCTCGTCGTCGTCGAAAACGGCCTGGCGCCGAACGTACCGCTTGGCGGCAAGCTCGAAGCCCTTGCGTGA